In Thermomonas paludicola, the following are encoded in one genomic region:
- the queE gene encoding 7-carboxy-7-deazaguanine synthase QueE gives MNAVPDAAAASADRQPERLKLTEIFLSLQGEARDAGWPSVFVRLTGCPLRCSYCDTAYAFHGGQWWDIDAILAEVARHGVRHVCVTGGEPLAQKRCLLLLEKLCDAGYVVSLETSGALDIGGVDARVSRVLDIKTPGSGEMARNLWSNLPLLTAHDQVKFVICSREDFDWAKDVIARHRPHEICDVLFSPSFGQITPRDLADWVVAEKLPVRFQMQLHKLLWNDEPGR, from the coding sequence ATGAACGCCGTCCCCGATGCGGCCGCCGCATCGGCGGACCGCCAGCCAGAGCGCCTCAAGCTCACCGAGATTTTCCTGTCGTTGCAGGGCGAAGCGCGCGATGCGGGCTGGCCCAGCGTCTTCGTGCGGTTGACCGGATGCCCCCTGCGCTGCAGCTATTGCGATACCGCCTACGCCTTCCATGGCGGGCAATGGTGGGACATCGACGCCATCCTTGCCGAAGTGGCGCGACATGGCGTTCGCCACGTGTGCGTGACCGGTGGCGAGCCGCTGGCGCAGAAACGCTGCCTGCTGCTGCTGGAAAAACTGTGCGATGCCGGCTACGTGGTCTCGCTGGAAACCTCGGGTGCGCTGGATATTGGCGGCGTGGATGCGCGCGTCTCGCGCGTGCTCGACATCAAGACGCCCGGGTCGGGCGAAATGGCGCGCAACCTGTGGAGCAACCTGCCGCTGTTGACCGCGCACGACCAGGTCAAATTCGTGATCTGCTCGCGCGAGGACTTCGACTGGGCCAAGGACGTCATCGCGCGGCATCGTCCGCACGAGATCTGCGACGTCCTGTTTTCACCCAGCTTCGGCCAGATCACCCCGCGTGACTTGGCGGACTGGGTCGTCGCGGAAAAACTCCCGGTGCGCTTCCAGATGCAGCTGCACAAGCTGCTTTGGAACGACGAGCCCGGACGGTGA
- the ybgF gene encoding tol-pal system protein YbgF, with the protein MLVLLAATLTASPLALAQRASLADRVAALEQQAAGEKNGTELVNQISQLRAEVQDQRGQIEQLQQQLEQARQSQRTQYLDLSGRLDRLEGGAAVSTAEPLAVGAASGAAPATITTAPAAPVPTGMAGKDEQASYGNALDAMKSGDYVESARRLRDFLDAFPNGQLAPNALYWLGESYYVTQNYALAGQQFQRLLDRYPSHDKAPGALLKLGLSQYGLRQFDTASVTLRQVSQRYPGTDVARTAEDRLHAMQMAGSR; encoded by the coding sequence ATGCTCGTTCTGCTGGCGGCGACGCTGACCGCGTCGCCGCTGGCATTGGCCCAGCGCGCCAGTCTGGCCGACCGGGTGGCGGCGCTGGAACAGCAGGCTGCCGGCGAGAAAAACGGCACGGAACTGGTCAACCAGATCAGCCAGCTGCGCGCTGAAGTGCAGGATCAGCGCGGCCAGATCGAGCAGCTGCAGCAGCAGTTGGAACAGGCCAGACAAAGCCAGCGCACGCAGTATCTCGACCTGAGCGGACGTCTGGACAGGCTGGAAGGCGGCGCAGCCGTGTCCACCGCCGAACCACTGGCGGTGGGTGCTGCGTCCGGAGCGGCGCCGGCCACGATCACCACGGCCCCTGCAGCGCCGGTCCCCACCGGCATGGCGGGCAAGGACGAACAGGCGTCGTATGGCAATGCCCTGGATGCAATGAAGAGTGGCGACTACGTCGAATCCGCGCGTCGCCTGCGCGACTTCCTCGACGCTTTCCCGAATGGCCAGCTTGCTCCGAACGCGCTGTACTGGCTGGGGGAGAGCTATTACGTCACCCAGAACTACGCGCTGGCCGGGCAGCAGTTCCAGCGCCTGCTGGACCGCTATCCCAGCCATGACAAAGCGCCGGGCGCATTGCTCAAGCTGGGCTTGTCCCAATACGGGTTGCGCCAGTTCGATACGGCATCGGTCACGCTGCGCCAGGTCAGCCAGCGCTACCCGGGCACCGACGTGGCGCGAACCGCAGAAGATCGCCTGCACGCGATGCAGATGGCCGGCAGCCGTTAA
- the pal gene encoding peptidoglycan-associated lipoprotein Pal, with protein MTASIPPVARILTIAALSALVAVGCTKKVKETPPPAQTVDNGATTQPIVNTAPGTYSPADLDTDACLRQRVVYFDLDQDALKPEFQAIMACHAKYLRDRPSARLRLEGNADERGSREYNLGLGERRGNAVSSALQANGGNASQLTVISYGEERPVCAESSEDCWSKNRRVELVYSAK; from the coding sequence ATGACTGCTTCCATTCCGCCCGTTGCACGCATCCTGACCATCGCCGCGCTGAGCGCGCTCGTTGCAGTGGGCTGCACCAAGAAAGTCAAGGAAACCCCGCCGCCCGCGCAGACGGTGGACAATGGTGCCACCACGCAGCCGATCGTCAATACCGCCCCGGGCACCTATTCCCCGGCCGATCTGGACACCGATGCCTGCCTGCGCCAGCGGGTGGTGTATTTCGATCTCGACCAGGACGCGCTGAAGCCGGAGTTCCAGGCCATCATGGCCTGCCATGCCAAGTATCTGCGCGATCGCCCGAGCGCGCGCCTGCGCCTGGAAGGCAATGCCGATGAGCGCGGCAGCCGCGAATACAACCTGGGCCTGGGTGAGCGCCGTGGCAACGCGGTGTCCTCGGCGCTGCAGGCCAATGGCGGCAATGCCAGCCAACTGACGGTGATCAGCTATGGCGAAGAGCGCCCGGTCTGCGCCGAGTCGAGTGAAGACTGCTGGAGCAAGAACCGTCGCGTTGAACTGGTGTACAGCGCCAAGTGA
- the tolB gene encoding Tol-Pal system beta propeller repeat protein TolB, with protein sequence MRRSRFRLPSCIALLLGALLPLVSFAQSKGLEIDIVGGNAAALPIAVVPFGGDCGQTDVAGVVRADLGRSGQFRSPDPASLPERPTQGSDVAYPAWRMLKQDYLLIGRCAPSGDGYRTEYELFDVAKQERLLGFALAAPTASMRDVAHQVSDAVYEKILGVPGAFWTRIAYVTSTGLGRDTRYALWVADADGWNPRWMVKSKEPLMSPSWSPDGRKIAYVDFEGGNSGIWIQDVATSSRERLTSFRGINGAPSFSPDGTRLAMTLSKGGNPDIYVMDLASKHLTQLTNHFGIDTEPVWSPDGASLYFTSDRGGRPQVYQVPAGGGSATRVTFEGSYNASPSLSPDGKKMATAQGAGNVYRIALMDRSTGSPRWSMLSPGSLDESPSFAPNGAMLLYAAREGRRGVLYVVSTDGRVRYRLPLPDEDVREPAWSPLRKQ encoded by the coding sequence ATGCGCCGATCCCGCTTTCGTCTGCCGAGTTGCATTGCCTTGCTGTTGGGCGCGCTGCTGCCGCTGGTGTCGTTTGCCCAGAGCAAGGGGCTGGAAATCGACATCGTCGGCGGCAATGCCGCGGCGCTGCCGATCGCGGTGGTGCCGTTTGGCGGCGATTGCGGCCAGACCGACGTGGCTGGCGTGGTGCGTGCCGATCTGGGGCGCTCGGGCCAGTTCCGCAGCCCCGACCCGGCCAGCCTGCCGGAGCGGCCCACGCAAGGCAGCGACGTGGCCTATCCGGCCTGGCGCATGCTCAAGCAGGACTACCTGCTGATCGGGCGCTGCGCGCCCTCGGGCGACGGCTATCGGACCGAATACGAATTGTTCGATGTCGCCAAGCAGGAGCGCCTGCTGGGGTTCGCGCTGGCCGCGCCAACCGCCTCGATGCGCGACGTGGCGCATCAGGTCAGCGATGCGGTGTACGAAAAAATTCTCGGCGTGCCCGGCGCGTTCTGGACGCGGATTGCCTATGTCACCTCCACCGGGCTGGGGCGCGACACGCGCTATGCGCTGTGGGTGGCGGATGCCGACGGCTGGAATCCACGCTGGATGGTGAAGTCGAAAGAGCCGCTGATGTCGCCTTCCTGGAGCCCGGACGGCCGCAAGATTGCCTACGTGGATTTCGAGGGCGGCAATTCCGGCATCTGGATCCAGGATGTCGCCACCAGCAGCCGCGAACGCCTCACCAGCTTCCGCGGCATCAACGGCGCACCCAGCTTCTCGCCGGACGGCACCCGCTTGGCGATGACCCTGTCGAAGGGCGGCAACCCCGATATCTACGTGATGGACCTGGCCAGCAAACACCTGACCCAGCTCACCAATCACTTTGGCATCGACACCGAGCCGGTCTGGAGCCCGGATGGCGCCAGTCTTTACTTCACCTCGGATCGCGGTGGCCGCCCGCAGGTGTACCAGGTGCCCGCCGGCGGCGGCAGCGCCACCCGGGTCACGTTTGAAGGCAGCTACAACGCCAGCCCGTCGCTGTCGCCGGACGGCAAAAAAATGGCCACGGCGCAGGGCGCGGGCAATGTCTATCGCATCGCGCTGATGGATCGCAGCACCGGCAGCCCGCGCTGGAGCATGCTTTCGCCCGGTTCGCTGGATGAGTCCCCCAGCTTCGCACCGAATGGCGCAATGCTGCTGTACGCCGCGCGCGAGGGGCGTCGCGGAGTGCTGTACGTGGTGTCCACCGATGGTCGCGTGCGCTACCGGTTGCCACTGCCGGATGAGGATGTGCGCGAGCCGGCGTGGTCGCCCTTGCGCAAACAGTGA
- a CDS encoding cell envelope integrity protein TolA — protein sequence MLQALGLHALLFVLLFAGLRWPQHAAVAAAQGDPIEAELVTVSDLSPSMQRALQRAPQQQVRAPEPVPEPLPTPLPDEVPPPPQAKALPPPVPEPAPMEQEKVQRNADSPLVAKVPREQEEQRRQPDQAELDAKKQAELQRQKQKQIDEIRRQREQAARERTQAEMRALQLADARNPAAASAPATPGNRGPDAGLLAKYAAALQQAILRQWVRPETVPLGQRCRISIRQLPGGEVVDVTVSPACSYDAAGRQSVERAVLKASPLPYAGFETVFSRTIDLNFVAEDR from the coding sequence GTGCTGCAGGCACTGGGCCTGCATGCGCTGCTGTTCGTGCTGTTGTTCGCCGGCCTGCGCTGGCCGCAGCATGCGGCGGTGGCCGCCGCCCAGGGCGATCCCATCGAAGCCGAGCTGGTGACGGTATCGGACCTGAGCCCTTCGATGCAGCGCGCGCTGCAACGCGCGCCGCAGCAACAAGTGCGTGCGCCCGAGCCGGTGCCGGAGCCGCTTCCGACACCACTGCCGGACGAGGTGCCGCCCCCGCCGCAGGCAAAGGCATTGCCACCGCCGGTGCCGGAACCCGCGCCAATGGAGCAGGAAAAAGTGCAGCGCAACGCGGATTCGCCGCTGGTTGCCAAGGTGCCGCGCGAGCAGGAAGAACAGCGCAGGCAGCCAGACCAGGCCGAGCTGGACGCGAAAAAACAGGCGGAGTTGCAGCGGCAGAAGCAAAAGCAGATTGACGAAATTCGCCGCCAGCGCGAGCAGGCCGCGCGCGAGCGCACGCAAGCGGAGATGCGCGCCCTGCAGCTTGCCGATGCCCGCAATCCCGCTGCTGCGTCGGCGCCGGCAACGCCCGGCAACCGCGGCCCGGACGCAGGCTTGCTGGCGAAATACGCGGCCGCGCTGCAGCAGGCGATCCTGCGCCAGTGGGTGCGCCCGGAAACGGTGCCGCTGGGCCAGCGCTGCCGGATCTCGATTCGCCAGCTGCCAGGTGGCGAAGTGGTCGATGTCACCGTGTCGCCAGCGTGTTCCTACGATGCGGCGGGCAGGCAGTCGGTCGAGCGCGCGGTGCTGAAGGCGTCGCCCTTGCCATATGCCGGCTTCGAAACCGTGTTCAGTCGCACGATCGATCTCAATTTCGTGGCGGAAGACCGCTGA
- the tolR gene encoding protein TolR, protein MATGSLRRARKRKLKAEINVVPYIDVMLVLLIIFMVTAPLLNVGVDVNLPQANAKTLEQKKKQPLVVQVNGAGELSLMYEGLKRPRAMDEAQLLAKVAAFIKADPELPVYVAGDAAVRYQRVYALMGKLQSDAHVARVSLMGSPPSAGKEH, encoded by the coding sequence ATGGCCACTGGCTCCCTTCGCCGCGCACGCAAGCGCAAGCTCAAGGCCGAGATCAACGTCGTTCCCTATATCGACGTGATGCTGGTGCTGCTGATCATCTTCATGGTCACCGCGCCGTTGCTGAACGTGGGGGTGGACGTCAATCTGCCGCAGGCCAATGCCAAAACGCTCGAACAAAAAAAGAAGCAGCCATTGGTGGTGCAGGTCAACGGTGCGGGCGAGCTCTCATTGATGTACGAAGGCCTGAAACGCCCGCGGGCGATGGACGAGGCGCAGCTGCTGGCGAAGGTGGCGGCCTTCATCAAGGCAGACCCGGAGCTGCCGGTGTACGTGGCGGGCGACGCCGCGGTGCGCTACCAGCGCGTTTACGCGTTGATGGGAAAGCTGCAGAGCGATGCACACGTTGCCCGGGTGAGCCTGATGGGCAGCCCGCCCAGTGCCGGCAAAGAGCATTGA
- the tolQ gene encoding protein TolQ encodes MFAPTMLQSLPQALPENATASTVELANTGVQAAAATPTGQGLDILQLVLHASLPVKLVMALLLLASLASWVIILRKKRLLDRAEREADRFEESFWSGIELPKLYAAATERNRSIEGLEAIFEGGMREFNRIRQRRGVDARMQLEGAQRGMRAAASRELDGLERSLEFLANVGSISPYVGLFGTVWGIMISFQGLATMKEATIATVAPGISEALIATAMGLFAAIPAVWAYNRFATRAERMAVRYETFSEEFSSILQRQAD; translated from the coding sequence ATGTTCGCACCCACCATGCTGCAATCGCTGCCGCAGGCCCTGCCCGAAAACGCGACAGCCAGCACGGTGGAGCTGGCCAATACCGGCGTGCAGGCTGCAGCGGCAACACCGACCGGGCAGGGGCTGGACATCCTGCAGCTGGTACTGCACGCCAGCCTGCCGGTGAAGTTGGTGATGGCCCTGTTGCTGCTTGCGTCGCTGGCTTCGTGGGTGATCATCCTGCGCAAAAAGCGCCTGCTGGATCGCGCCGAGCGCGAAGCCGATCGCTTCGAGGAAAGCTTCTGGTCGGGCATCGAATTGCCCAAGCTGTACGCTGCCGCCACCGAGCGCAACCGCAGCATCGAGGGATTGGAGGCGATTTTCGAAGGCGGCATGCGCGAATTCAACCGCATCCGCCAGCGGCGCGGCGTGGACGCGCGCATGCAGCTGGAAGGCGCACAGCGCGGCATGCGTGCCGCGGCGTCGCGCGAGCTGGACGGGCTGGAACGCAGCCTGGAATTCCTGGCCAACGTCGGTTCGATCAGTCCCTACGTGGGCCTGTTCGGTACCGTCTGGGGCATCATGATTTCGTTCCAGGGCTTGGCCACCATGAAAGAGGCCACCATCGCCACCGTGGCGCCGGGGATTTCGGAGGCGTTGATCGCAACCGCGATGGGCCTGTTCGCGGCCATTCCGGCGGTGTGGGCCTACAACCGCTTCGCCACCCGCGCCGAGCGCATGGCGGTGCGCTACGAGACCTTCAGCGAAGAATTCTCCTCGATCCTGCAACGCCAGGCCGACTGA
- the ybgC gene encoding tol-pal system-associated acyl-CoA thioesterase codes for MTANPGRKTHSAPLSFSFPVRVYWEDTDAGGVVYHAQYLAFMERARSEWMRRQGLHQDTMRHRDNLLFVVRAVQVDFRAPARLDDQLQVSVSLLECRGASLVLTQRIECEGRLLVDARVKIAALRATDFRPRPLPDALLLQLTTTVEIP; via the coding sequence ATGACTGCGAATCCTGGGCGGAAAACTCACTCTGCCCCCCTTTCCTTTTCCTTTCCTGTCCGCGTGTACTGGGAAGACACCGATGCCGGCGGCGTGGTGTATCACGCCCAATATCTGGCGTTCATGGAGCGTGCGCGCAGCGAATGGATGCGCCGGCAGGGGCTGCACCAGGACACCATGCGCCATCGCGACAACCTGTTGTTCGTGGTGCGCGCGGTGCAGGTCGATTTCCGCGCGCCGGCACGCCTGGACGATCAGCTTCAGGTCAGCGTGAGTCTGCTGGAATGCCGGGGCGCCAGTCTCGTGCTGACGCAGCGGATCGAATGCGAAGGCCGCTTGCTGGTGGATGCCCGGGTGAAGATCGCCGCGCTGCGCGCGACCGATTTCCGCCCGCGTCCGCTTCCGGATGCCTTGCTGCTGCAACTGACAACCACCGTGGAGATTCCTTGA
- the ruvB gene encoding Holliday junction branch migration DNA helicase RuvB, giving the protein MTDPRLIAPDATREDEALDASIRPRRLDEYLGQQPVREQMQIYIEAARQRGEALDHVLIFGPPGLGKTTLSHVIANELGVNLRVTSGPVIEKAGDLAALLTNLQPHDVLFVDEIHRLSPLVEEILYPAMEDYQLDIMIGEGPAARSIKLDLPPFTLIGATTRAGLLTAPLRDRFGIVQRLEFYSPEELTRIVRRSASILGIACDADGAGELARRARGTPRIANRLLRRVRDYAQVKGAGAIDAATACAAMDMLKVDPEGFDELDRRMLGIIIDAFDGGPVGVESLAAALSEERGTLEDVVEPYLIQQGFLLRTARGRMATPKAYRHLGFKPKAEKERGSE; this is encoded by the coding sequence ATGACCGATCCCCGCCTGATTGCCCCCGACGCCACCCGCGAAGACGAGGCGCTGGATGCCAGCATCCGCCCGCGCCGGCTGGACGAATACCTCGGCCAGCAGCCGGTGCGCGAGCAAATGCAAATTTACATTGAGGCGGCCAGGCAGCGTGGCGAAGCGCTCGACCACGTGCTGATCTTCGGCCCGCCCGGACTGGGAAAGACCACGCTGTCCCACGTCATCGCCAACGAGCTTGGCGTCAACCTGCGGGTGACCTCTGGCCCGGTGATCGAGAAGGCGGGCGACCTGGCCGCGTTGCTGACCAATTTGCAGCCGCATGACGTGCTGTTTGTCGATGAGATCCATCGTCTGTCGCCGCTGGTCGAGGAAATCCTTTATCCGGCGATGGAGGATTACCAGCTCGACATCATGATTGGCGAAGGGCCGGCCGCACGCTCGATCAAGCTGGATTTGCCGCCGTTCACCCTGATTGGCGCCACCACCCGCGCAGGCTTGCTGACCGCGCCGCTGCGCGACCGGTTCGGTATCGTGCAACGGCTGGAGTTCTATTCGCCGGAAGAACTGACCCGCATCGTGCGCCGCTCGGCCAGCATCCTGGGCATTGCCTGCGATGCCGATGGCGCCGGCGAACTGGCGCGGCGCGCGCGCGGAACGCCGCGTATCGCCAACCGCCTGCTGCGCCGCGTGCGCGATTACGCGCAGGTCAAGGGCGCAGGCGCCATCGATGCCGCCACCGCGTGCGCGGCGATGGACATGCTGAAGGTGGATCCGGAAGGCTTCGATGAGCTCGATCGGCGCATGCTGGGCATCATCATCGATGCGTTCGATGGCGGCCCGGTGGGCGTGGAGTCATTGGCGGCGGCGCTGTCGGAAGAGCGCGGCACGCTGGAGGATGTGGTTGAGCCGTATCTGATCCAGCAGGGCTTCCTGCTGCGCACCGCGCGCGGCCGCATGGCCACGCCCAAGGCTTACCGCCACCTCGGTTTCAAGCCGAAGGCCGAGAAGGAAAGGGGGTCAGAGTGA
- a CDS encoding sensor domain-containing diguanylate cyclase, translated as MTDTANGSAPPANSLPRLVVFALGFAACAWWSIHMTAGPSGFSMLWVPSGILFGVLLTSPRQHWNGYLLGALLGFLAANAQRNGLGPLTLLLSLCNVFDAWLAARIVAPRVTDIGQLASINRTLRVAGAAIILSCSLSALVAATARHALPPGTYGFAVLVETWLASHVMGMVIFGTLTVVARVEGRRMLGPPKRRPELAATLVLVAGSTWLIFAQAHLAASFLLFPPLLLCVLRHRFSGFVPAIALIALIATMQTAAGHGPFVLGAGLDDGVTRARLLQLFILCCCMLAFPIASVLTERRIQTHKLRRSEQQYRILAEYSRDLIIRITPDRTFDYISPSVTELLGWDPQEFERRRWELVHPEDVAILQDAMAPLHEGGGVASLVYRCRHKQGHYIWLAANVRSVRDEQGLMALVFSGRDVTSRIEAEHALEQQARRDPLTGLANRLLFEERMALALARAQRNKTRVGLLYFDVDHFKRINDSHGHAAGDYALRAFAQRMTQCVRSVDLAVRLGGDEFVVVVEDIATPQSLLFIADKLLAATREPVLFGTTPLQIGTSIGIAMSGPMHSDIAALMALADTALYQAKAAGRGTWRLAIPPEGDGPPS; from the coding sequence ATGACGGATACCGCGAACGGCTCCGCACCGCCTGCCAACAGCTTGCCGCGGCTTGTCGTGTTCGCGCTGGGCTTCGCCGCCTGCGCTTGGTGGTCAATCCACATGACCGCGGGGCCCTCGGGGTTTTCGATGCTGTGGGTGCCCAGCGGGATCCTGTTCGGCGTCCTGCTGACCTCCCCGCGGCAACACTGGAACGGCTATCTGCTGGGAGCCCTGCTGGGGTTCCTGGCGGCCAACGCACAGCGCAACGGCCTGGGGCCGCTGACGCTGCTGCTCAGTCTGTGCAACGTGTTCGATGCCTGGCTGGCTGCGCGCATCGTGGCACCGCGGGTGACGGACATCGGGCAACTGGCGTCCATCAATCGCACCCTGCGCGTGGCTGGCGCTGCAATCATTCTTTCGTGCTCGCTGTCTGCGCTGGTCGCCGCGACGGCGCGACATGCGCTGCCTCCGGGGACATACGGGTTCGCCGTCCTGGTCGAAACCTGGCTGGCCTCGCACGTCATGGGGATGGTGATCTTCGGCACGCTGACGGTCGTCGCCCGGGTTGAAGGCAGGCGCATGCTGGGGCCACCCAAGCGGCGTCCGGAGTTGGCGGCAACGCTGGTGCTGGTCGCCGGAAGCACCTGGCTCATTTTCGCCCAGGCCCACCTTGCGGCCTCGTTCCTGTTGTTTCCGCCCCTGCTGCTCTGCGTGCTGCGCCACCGCTTCAGCGGATTCGTGCCCGCCATCGCACTGATCGCGCTGATTGCCACCATGCAGACTGCGGCGGGCCATGGGCCCTTCGTATTGGGCGCCGGGCTGGACGACGGCGTGACGCGTGCGCGCCTGCTGCAGCTTTTCATCCTGTGCTGCTGCATGCTGGCATTCCCGATCGCGTCGGTGTTGACCGAACGACGGATCCAGACGCACAAGCTGCGTCGCAGCGAACAGCAGTATCGGATCCTGGCCGAGTATTCGCGTGACCTGATCATCCGCATCACCCCGGACCGCACGTTCGACTACATCTCTCCATCGGTGACCGAGCTGCTGGGATGGGATCCGCAGGAATTTGAAAGGCGACGCTGGGAGCTGGTGCATCCGGAGGACGTCGCGATCCTGCAGGACGCGATGGCCCCGCTCCATGAAGGCGGGGGCGTGGCGAGTCTGGTGTATCGCTGCCGGCACAAGCAGGGCCACTACATCTGGTTGGCCGCCAATGTGCGCAGCGTGCGGGACGAGCAGGGCCTGATGGCGCTGGTGTTTTCCGGCCGTGACGTGACTTCGCGCATCGAAGCCGAGCACGCGCTGGAACAACAGGCCCGGCGCGACCCGCTCACCGGCCTGGCAAACCGCCTGCTGTTCGAGGAGCGCATGGCGCTGGCATTGGCTCGGGCCCAGCGCAACAAGACGCGGGTGGGACTGCTGTATTTCGATGTGGATCACTTCAAGCGGATCAACGACAGCCACGGGCATGCCGCAGGCGACTATGCGCTTCGCGCGTTCGCGCAGCGAATGACCCAATGCGTCCGCTCGGTGGATCTGGCCGTGCGGCTGGGCGGCGATGAGTTCGTCGTGGTCGTGGAAGACATCGCCACCCCGCAGAGCCTGCTGTTCATTGCCGACAAGTTGCTGGCGGCGACGCGGGAACCCGTGCTGTTCGGCACCACGCCGCTGCAGATCGGCACCAGCATCGGAATCGCCATGAGTGGCCCCATGCATTCGGATATCGCCGCATTGATGGCGCTGGCCGATACCGCCCTGTACCAGGCCAAAGCTGCCGGCCGCGGCACCTGGCGGCTTGCCATCCCGCCTGAGGGCGACGGCCCTCCCTCCTGA
- a CDS encoding potassium transporter Kup yields MPRMPMTSPSSTMPVHSQGNDGHSGGAGMALVISAIGVVFGDIGTSPLYTLKEAFSPHFGLVANHDTVLGILSMVFWALMITVTAKYVTIIMRADNDGEGGIMALMALAQRTLRKGSRAAYYVGILGIFGASLFFGDGVITPAISVLSAIEGLEVVAPSLHHWIVPLTVLVLVCLFASQKHGTAKVGKIFGPITILWFASLAAIGVFNMFHAPEVLKAFSPWWAMRFFMEHHFHGIFILGAVVLAVTGGEALYADMGHFGARPIRMAWYFFVLPALMLNYLGQGALVLQDPLAIHNPFYIGVPDWARWPMILLATAATVIASQAVITGAFSVARQAMQLGYIPRMRIKHTSSDTIGQIYVPSINWTLMVLVVALVLAFRTSTALATAYGISVSLTMLIDTLLLAIVAYALWPGWRHWVLPLCLVFAVVEAAFVVANGAKIPDGGWFPLALGLLLFTMLRTWRRGRELLNAEVRKEGIQLDTFLPGLMLAPPVRVPGTAVFLTASPDVVPHALLHNLKHNKVLHERNVFLTVETLNVPYAPQERRMKIEPIAGNDFYRVIVRYGFMETPDVPVALMRSCDQCELAFNPMDTTYFVSRESVVAGRRRGMPIWRDKLFAFMHRNAAPATAFFRIPGNRLVELGAQVEI; encoded by the coding sequence ATCCCGCGAATGCCCATGACCTCTCCAAGTTCCACCATGCCCGTGCACTCGCAGGGTAACGACGGTCATTCCGGTGGCGCGGGAATGGCATTGGTCATCAGCGCGATCGGCGTGGTGTTCGGCGACATCGGCACCAGCCCGCTGTACACGCTCAAGGAAGCGTTTTCGCCGCACTTCGGCCTGGTGGCCAACCACGATACCGTGCTGGGCATCCTCTCGATGGTGTTCTGGGCGCTGATGATCACGGTCACCGCCAAGTACGTGACCATCATCATGCGCGCGGACAATGATGGCGAGGGTGGCATCATGGCGCTGATGGCGCTGGCCCAGCGCACGCTGCGCAAGGGGTCCAGGGCGGCCTATTACGTCGGCATCCTCGGCATCTTCGGCGCGTCGTTGTTCTTCGGTGACGGCGTGATCACGCCGGCGATTTCGGTGCTTTCCGCCATCGAGGGCCTGGAAGTGGTCGCGCCCAGCCTGCACCACTGGATCGTGCCGCTGACCGTGCTGGTGCTGGTCTGCCTGTTCGCGTCGCAGAAGCATGGCACTGCCAAGGTCGGCAAGATCTTCGGCCCGATCACCATCCTGTGGTTCGCTTCTCTGGCCGCCATCGGCGTATTCAACATGTTCCACGCGCCCGAGGTGCTGAAGGCGTTCAGCCCGTGGTGGGCCATGCGCTTTTTCATGGAGCACCATTTCCACGGCATTTTCATCCTCGGCGCGGTGGTCCTGGCGGTGACCGGTGGCGAGGCGCTGTATGCGGACATGGGCCATTTCGGCGCGCGGCCGATCCGCATGGCGTGGTACTTCTTCGTGTTGCCGGCGCTGATGTTGAACTACCTGGGCCAGGGCGCACTGGTACTGCAGGATCCGCTGGCCATCCACAACCCGTTCTACATCGGCGTGCCCGACTGGGCGCGCTGGCCGATGATCCTGCTGGCCACCGCCGCGACCGTCATCGCCTCGCAGGCGGTCATCACCGGTGCGTTCTCGGTGGCCCGGCAGGCGATGCAGCTGGGTTACATCCCGCGCATGCGGATCAAGCACACCTCCAGCGACACCATCGGCCAGATCTACGTGCCGAGCATCAACTGGACGTTGATGGTGCTGGTGGTGGCACTGGTGCTGGCGTTCCGCACCTCGACCGCCCTGGCCACGGCCTATGGCATCTCGGTGTCGCTGACGATGCTGATCGACACGTTGCTGCTGGCGATCGTGGCGTACGCGCTGTGGCCAGGCTGGCGGCACTGGGTGCTGCCGCTGTGCCTGGTGTTCGCGGTGGTGGAGGCGGCGTTCGTGGTCGCCAACGGTGCCAAGATCCCGGACGGCGGCTGGTTCCCATTGGCGCTCGGGCTGCTGCTGTTCACCATGTTGCGCACCTGGCGTCGTGGCCGCGAATTGCTCAATGCCGAAGTGCGGAAAGAGGGGATCCAGCTGGATACCTTCCTGCCCGGCCTGATGCTGGCGCCGCCGGTGCGGGTGCCGGGCACGGCGGTGTTCCTGACCGCCAGCCCGGACGTGGTGCCGCACGCGCTGCTGCACAACCTCAAGCACAACAAGGTGCTGCACGAACGCAACGTGTTCCTGACCGTGGAAACCTTGAACGTGCCGTACGCGCCGCAGGAGCGGCGGATGAAGATCGAGCCCATCGCAGGCAATGACTTCTACCGGGTCATCGTGCGCTACGGCTTCATGGAAACACCGGACGTGCCGGTGGCGCTGATGCGCAGCTGCGACCAATGCGAGCTGGCCTTCAATCCGATGGATACCACCTATTTCGTCAGCCGCGAGAGCGTCGTCGCCGGGCGCCGTCGCGGCATGCCGATCTGGCGCGACAAGCTGTTTGCGTTCATGCACCGCAACGCCGCGCCGGCGACCGCGTTCTTCCGCATCCCCGGCAACCGCCTGGTGGAGCTGGGGGCGCAGGTCGAGATCTGA